From the genome of Candidatus Electrothrix communis, one region includes:
- a CDS encoding HAMP domain-containing sensor histidine kinase gives MTHCSDLQKICQRIREKSKNYDQYNFSSEFNDFLKAFFDLAQEYDSLDDFYRICVAVPLEMTGLDSALYLLDEETKELYLACDSIQGICPKKKAAPEHVTLSIEPYLCDNSYIAPIYSKIPTRGAEISRETEQEEHENRCPSNKAYNRNRILGVFSVFPLEKLSADDRFFLSKYINRIGYNLHNRLIALQNIDHLKFINTLVMDIEHNVIVPNMYFRHLFNKLRKKITELEDLRDEIRKTTGSELASYQCESCLSRCDRLGDDLLFYHSEIVKHHSNISLFLESLFRREHFESGHLVLHPKRCFVEKEIILPQLENYASRLRSANITVDRPNNMLDEEFQLIVDIGLLAQVYANLFSNATKYTGEVVTREGTKRKAIAYGREVINDFPECGEQGVKFNVFSTGPHLDPEEAPLIFQEGVRGKGSKGIYGTGHGLAFIQHVVELHGGIVGYEKTSEGNNFFFILPVSDVA, from the coding sequence ATGACGCATTGTTCAGATCTTCAAAAAATTTGTCAGCGGATACGCGAAAAGTCAAAGAATTATGACCAGTATAATTTTTCTTCAGAGTTTAATGATTTTTTAAAGGCCTTTTTCGATCTGGCCCAAGAATATGATTCTCTTGATGATTTTTATCGAATCTGTGTTGCTGTTCCTCTGGAGATGACCGGCCTTGACAGCGCTCTGTATCTCCTGGATGAAGAAACCAAGGAACTCTATCTGGCTTGTGACAGTATCCAGGGGATTTGCCCCAAAAAAAAAGCGGCTCCTGAGCATGTCACCTTGAGTATTGAGCCGTACCTATGTGACAATTCCTACATTGCCCCTATTTATAGCAAGATACCGACGAGAGGGGCAGAGATTTCCAGGGAGACAGAACAGGAAGAGCACGAGAATCGCTGCCCCTCCAATAAAGCATACAACAGGAATCGTATCTTGGGGGTGTTCAGTGTTTTTCCTTTAGAGAAGCTCTCTGCGGATGATCGTTTCTTTCTGAGTAAGTACATAAACCGGATCGGCTATAACCTGCATAATCGGCTTATTGCTCTCCAAAATATTGATCATCTGAAGTTCATCAATACTCTGGTGATGGATATCGAGCATAATGTGATTGTGCCGAATATGTATTTTCGCCATCTCTTCAATAAACTTCGTAAAAAGATAACAGAGCTTGAAGATCTTCGGGACGAAATACGCAAAACCACCGGCTCTGAGCTTGCCTCTTATCAATGCGAAAGCTGTTTGAGCCGTTGTGATCGACTGGGTGACGACTTACTTTTCTATCATTCTGAAATAGTTAAGCATCATTCAAATATCAGTTTGTTCTTGGAGAGCCTTTTTCGTCGCGAACATTTCGAGAGCGGTCACTTAGTGCTTCATCCTAAGCGCTGTTTTGTGGAAAAGGAAATTATCCTGCCCCAGCTGGAGAACTATGCCAGTCGATTACGTTCGGCAAATATCACTGTGGATCGCCCGAATAATATGCTGGATGAAGAATTTCAGCTTATCGTCGACATCGGCCTCCTTGCACAGGTCTATGCCAATCTTTTTTCCAACGCGACCAAGTATACGGGCGAAGTTGTCACCAGGGAGGGAACGAAACGCAAGGCCATCGCCTACGGACGTGAAGTGATCAATGACTTTCCTGAATGTGGAGAGCAGGGCGTCAAGTTTAATGTGTTCAGTACAGGACCTCATCTTGATCCAGAAGAAGCGCCGCTCATTTTTCAGGAAGGGGTGCGGGGGAAAGGCAGTAAGGGAATTTACGGTACCGGTCATGGACTTGCCTTTATCCAACATGTTGTTGAGCTTCACGGGGGGATTGTCGGGTATGAAAAAACCTCAGAAGGAAATAATTTTTTCTTTATCCTCCCTGTTTCTGATGTAGCATAA
- a CDS encoding DUF721 domain-containing protein, whose amino-acid sequence MVEKTRRKLISLADSLSDVYGHQQWGNQWHLFQLTDHWPQLVGEAFAEHSMPAYFRRKDLWVYAYNSLWMQQMHFSTTDIIAKINVFLRGALTVENIRWALQPAELIDTPEEKYVPPPLDVDADAERQFRSMAENVANPEAREALCRLWKRMESLKGKS is encoded by the coding sequence ATGGTTGAAAAAACGAGAAGAAAACTTATTTCACTGGCAGATAGCTTGTCTGATGTCTACGGACACCAGCAATGGGGGAATCAATGGCATCTTTTTCAGCTGACGGATCATTGGCCTCAGCTGGTAGGCGAGGCATTTGCCGAGCACAGCATGCCTGCCTATTTCCGGAGAAAAGATCTCTGGGTTTATGCGTATAATTCCCTGTGGATGCAGCAGATGCATTTCAGCACAACAGATATCATTGCGAAGATCAATGTCTTCTTGCGAGGTGCTCTGACTGTTGAGAATATCCGCTGGGCACTGCAACCCGCAGAGCTGATTGACACTCCTGAAGAAAAATACGTTCCCCCTCCGCTTGATGTTGATGCAGATGCTGAACGGCAATTCCGATCTATGGCGGAAAATGTTGCGAATCCCGAGGCTCGGGAGGCCTTGTGCAGGCTTTGGAAGCGGATGGAAAGTCTTAAAGGTAAAAGCTGA
- a CDS encoding tetratricopeptide repeat protein gives MSTSIQPLSSIGPADPEKAREEELKKDPAKRDYLEGREQFKKGDHSMAAMSFHNALKAFEEKGDEQGVANASDRLGDVCLEKKDFAAALEHYRRAYAICEKEEDSFSTLALNKKIAAIYREQGELDKAMEIIFDMVEHYHLTRNPQGMVEVMAVIAQLYQEKGENQKAADTYRTVASIHKNFKHKRKAEEFTALADELEQA, from the coding sequence ATGTCTACATCTATCCAACCGCTGAGCTCCATCGGTCCGGCTGACCCAGAAAAAGCCCGAGAAGAAGAGCTGAAAAAAGATCCCGCCAAACGCGATTACCTCGAAGGTCGTGAGCAGTTTAAAAAAGGTGATCATAGCATGGCGGCCATGTCCTTTCATAATGCCTTGAAAGCGTTTGAGGAAAAGGGTGATGAGCAGGGCGTTGCCAACGCCTCGGACCGACTCGGCGATGTCTGCCTGGAAAAAAAAGATTTTGCAGCAGCCCTGGAGCATTATCGGCGGGCCTATGCCATCTGCGAGAAAGAAGAAGACTCCTTTTCCACCTTGGCCTTGAATAAAAAAATCGCCGCAATCTACCGAGAGCAGGGTGAGCTGGACAAGGCAATGGAGATCATCTTTGATATGGTTGAGCATTACCATTTGACCAGGAATCCCCAAGGGATGGTTGAGGTTATGGCAGTGATTGCTCAGCTGTATCAGGAAAAAGGAGAAAATCAGAAAGCTGCGGATACCTATCGCACGGTTGCCTCCATCCATAAGAATTTTAAGCATAAACGCAAGGCCGAGGAGTTTACCGCCCTAGCGGATGAGCTGGAGCAGGCCTGA
- a CDS encoding riboflavin synthase, with product MFTGIIEGLGTVIEKRPSGGGMVFCLEAGFDLIDPEEGESIAVNGACLTARDIKGRRFLADVSPESLTRTSLGQLEVGSKVNMERALRLADRLGGHLVSGHVDTLGRVEERKAAGDFTLFTFSLDAGLTKYIIEKGSITIDGVSLTVNSCSGNRFSVSIIPHTLAITTLGHLRQGSRVNLEVDIIGKYVEKLLGAQPAGASESKINPAFLAEHGFLR from the coding sequence ATGTTTACCGGTATTATTGAGGGACTAGGGACGGTCATTGAAAAACGACCTTCAGGCGGCGGGATGGTCTTCTGTCTGGAGGCGGGATTTGATCTGATCGACCCGGAAGAGGGCGAGTCCATTGCTGTGAACGGGGCCTGCCTGACTGCTCGTGACATCAAAGGCCGTCGTTTTTTGGCGGATGTCTCCCCGGAGAGCCTGACCCGGACAAGTCTGGGGCAATTGGAGGTCGGTTCCAAGGTCAATATGGAGCGAGCCCTACGTCTGGCTGATCGATTGGGTGGTCATCTTGTCAGCGGTCACGTAGATACCCTGGGACGGGTTGAGGAACGCAAGGCGGCAGGTGATTTTACCCTGTTTACCTTTTCCCTTGATGCGGGATTGACCAAATACATTATTGAGAAGGGCTCGATTACTATCGACGGGGTGAGTTTGACGGTGAACTCTTGCTCCGGCAATCGCTTTTCCGTGTCGATAATTCCCCATACCTTGGCTATCACCACTTTGGGGCATCTCCGGCAAGGAAGTCGGGTCAATCTGGAAGTGGATATTATCGGGAAATATGTTGAAAAATTGCTCGGGGCACAACCTGCCGGGGCAAGTGAAAGTAAAATTAATCCGGCTTTCCTGGCAGAGCACGGATTTTTGAGATAA
- a CDS encoding bifunctional 3,4-dihydroxy-2-butanone-4-phosphate synthase/GTP cyclohydrolase II, producing the protein MAVSPIEEVVEDIKAGKMVILVDDEDRENEGDLCMAAEAVTPEAINFMATHGRGLICLTMSPDIIDQLGLPMMVQDNQSPYGTGFTISIEARTGVTTGISAADRARTIEAAVAPDATPRDIISPGHIFPLRAREGGVLVRTGQTEGSVDLARLASMRTAGIICEIMKDDGTMARMPDLEIFAKEHDLKIATVADLVAYRLREDILVHRAVETRLPTLAGEFRVVAYTNDVDSFEHVALVKGEINPDEPVMVRVHSECLTGDVFGSSRCDCGAQLQAAMKMVDQEGSGVILYMRQEGRGIGLINKLKAYNLQDGGLDTVEANEHLGFKPDLRDYGIGAQMLRDLGVRKMRLLTNNPKKIIGLEGYGLEAVSRLPIEVLCECESRDYLRCKRDKMGHILELYGEEEASGSIKKES; encoded by the coding sequence ATGGCTGTCAGTCCTATAGAAGAAGTCGTTGAAGATATCAAGGCCGGTAAGATGGTCATCCTTGTGGATGATGAAGACCGGGAAAATGAGGGTGACCTCTGCATGGCTGCTGAGGCGGTGACCCCGGAGGCCATTAATTTTATGGCGACTCACGGTCGTGGCCTGATTTGCCTGACTATGAGCCCGGATATTATTGACCAGTTGGGCCTGCCCATGATGGTGCAGGATAATCAGTCTCCCTACGGAACCGGCTTTACCATCAGCATTGAGGCTCGTACCGGTGTGACCACAGGTATCTCGGCTGCTGATCGAGCCAGAACCATTGAGGCCGCAGTTGCCCCAGATGCAACTCCTCGCGATATCATCAGCCCCGGCCATATCTTTCCTCTCCGCGCTCGGGAAGGCGGGGTGCTGGTGCGCACCGGCCAGACCGAGGGCTCTGTCGATCTCGCCCGTCTTGCCAGCATGCGGACTGCCGGGATCATCTGCGAAATCATGAAAGACGACGGCACCATGGCCCGCATGCCGGATCTGGAAATATTCGCAAAAGAGCACGACCTGAAGATCGCCACCGTGGCTGATCTGGTCGCTTATCGTCTGCGTGAGGATATACTGGTGCATCGTGCTGTGGAAACGCGCCTACCCACCCTTGCCGGAGAATTCAGGGTGGTCGCCTACACTAACGATGTTGATTCTTTTGAACATGTCGCCTTGGTGAAGGGCGAAATCAACCCGGATGAGCCGGTTATGGTTCGCGTCCATTCTGAATGTCTGACCGGAGACGTGTTCGGCTCCTCCCGCTGTGATTGCGGAGCGCAGTTGCAGGCCGCCATGAAGATGGTGGATCAGGAAGGCAGCGGCGTTATTCTGTATATGCGCCAGGAAGGGCGAGGAATTGGTCTGATTAATAAGCTCAAGGCGTATAACCTGCAAGACGGAGGGTTGGATACCGTGGAGGCCAACGAGCATCTCGGTTTTAAACCGGATCTGCGGGACTACGGCATCGGAGCGCAGATGCTTCGTGATCTCGGGGTTCGCAAGATGCGTCTGCTGACCAATAATCCCAAGAAGATTATTGGACTGGAAGGATATGGCTTAGAGGCCGTGTCTCGCCTGCCGATTGAGGTGCTCTGCGAATGCGAAAGCCGGGATTATCTCCGCTGTAAACGCGACAAAATGGGACATATACTGGAATTGTACGGGGAGGAGGAGGCTTCAGGATCTATCAAGAAAGAGTCCTGA
- a CDS encoding NAD(P)-dependent oxidoreductase — translation MKPAERMAIPRQHPQELDPAERIKNFKEVTAGYSEETAILEAQRCLQCKKPACVDGCPIRNDIPGFIALLRDKKFEEAYWKVRETSTMPSVCSRVCPHEFQCEGSCLRGKKSESVAIGMLERYLTDWMVANKKAMTKECAIPNGRKVAIIGSGPAGITAAHVLAHQGYKCTIYEALPVFGGMLSVGIPHYRLPRDIIGAELAALKSCGVEIKLGVTIGKDKTLQELREDGYDSVFIGVGAHEGRKLGIEGEETTKGVLHGVDYLRRVLTGEIVDIGKKVVVVGGGNVAIDVARTALRTGSDEVFILYRRSKEEMPASGSEIHHLEEEGVRVEILAAPVKIHADEENQLTGVECIRMELGEPDDSGRRRPVMQEGSNFTIEADSIIPAISQKVQHEADNGTDLKLESWGTYTVNSRTLQTSVPWIFAGGDDVLGPQTAAKAIYQGKVAAESMQRFMEGKDLEEGRNLSCYMVNW, via the coding sequence ATGAAACCGGCAGAACGAATGGCTATCCCCCGGCAGCATCCGCAGGAACTTGATCCGGCTGAGCGAATAAAAAATTTTAAGGAAGTAACTGCGGGCTACAGTGAAGAGACCGCGATACTTGAGGCTCAACGCTGTCTGCAATGCAAAAAGCCCGCTTGTGTAGACGGTTGCCCGATCCGTAATGACATTCCAGGATTCATAGCCTTACTTCGAGATAAAAAATTCGAGGAGGCCTATTGGAAGGTGCGGGAGACCAGCACCATGCCCTCTGTCTGTTCCCGGGTCTGCCCGCATGAATTTCAATGCGAAGGCAGTTGCCTTCGGGGCAAAAAGAGCGAGTCGGTTGCCATCGGTATGCTGGAACGATATCTCACCGATTGGATGGTGGCTAACAAGAAAGCAATGACCAAGGAATGCGCTATCCCTAACGGGCGCAAGGTCGCCATTATCGGATCCGGCCCTGCCGGGATCACCGCCGCCCATGTTCTGGCCCATCAAGGATATAAATGCACCATCTATGAAGCCCTGCCCGTGTTCGGCGGTATGCTCTCTGTAGGTATCCCCCATTATCGGCTGCCGCGCGACATTATTGGTGCGGAACTTGCTGCCCTGAAGAGCTGTGGAGTAGAAATTAAACTCGGTGTGACCATAGGTAAGGATAAGACGCTCCAGGAGCTCCGAGAAGATGGGTACGATTCCGTCTTTATCGGTGTCGGTGCCCATGAGGGACGCAAGTTAGGAATTGAAGGAGAAGAGACCACCAAGGGCGTCCTGCATGGCGTGGACTATCTTCGAAGAGTGCTTACCGGAGAAATCGTAGATATCGGCAAAAAAGTGGTGGTGGTTGGTGGCGGCAACGTAGCCATTGATGTAGCCAGAACAGCTCTGCGAACCGGCTCTGACGAGGTGTTTATCCTCTATCGGCGAAGCAAAGAAGAGATGCCCGCTTCCGGCTCTGAGATCCATCATCTGGAGGAAGAAGGGGTACGGGTGGAAATCCTTGCTGCGCCAGTGAAGATTCATGCCGATGAAGAGAACCAGCTCACCGGGGTCGAGTGCATCAGGATGGAACTGGGCGAGCCGGATGACTCCGGTCGTCGTCGTCCAGTCATGCAGGAAGGGTCAAACTTTACCATCGAAGCTGACTCCATTATCCCAGCTATCAGCCAGAAGGTCCAGCATGAGGCGGATAACGGCACAGATCTCAAGCTGGAATCCTGGGGTACCTATACGGTGAATTCCCGGACCCTCCAGACTTCGGTTCCGTGGATTTTCGCTGGCGGCGATGACGTTCTCGGCCCACAGACTGCGGCCAAGGCTATCTATCAGGGCAAGGTGGCTGCCGAGTCCATGCAGCGTTTTATGGAAGGGAAGGATCTTGAAGAGGGACGAAATTTGTCCTGCTATATGGTGAATTGGTAA
- a CDS encoding polyprenyl synthetase family protein: MFDIQHYLSQQRQIVENGLQRYMMQQEGDFSGHIESMRYSLFVGGKRIRPILCLAAGRSVNDAPEIEEKLLPAACALECIHTYSLIHDDLPAMDNDDLRRGQPTCHKKFGEAEAILAGDGLLTYAFALLSNPNLPGPGTETRLHLIAVLAHAAGSQGMVGGQYLDIASEDKTIPFDLLKTIHRSKTGALITAAVRMGALAAQADQKQLEALTRYGDAVGLAFQIVDDLLDVTASTEQLGKTAGTDAQQGKATYPAFFGKEKTRALAKEAVDCALEVLSSFDERAEPLRALAQYIFSRTC, encoded by the coding sequence ATGTTCGATATTCAACACTACCTCAGCCAGCAACGCCAGATTGTGGAAAATGGTCTGCAACGGTATATGATGCAACAGGAGGGGGATTTCTCCGGTCATATTGAGTCGATGCGTTATAGCCTCTTTGTTGGCGGAAAACGCATAAGACCAATTCTCTGCCTTGCAGCAGGACGCTCTGTCAATGACGCCCCGGAAATTGAAGAAAAATTACTGCCAGCCGCCTGCGCCCTTGAATGTATCCATACGTATTCCTTAATCCATGATGATCTACCAGCGATGGATAACGATGATCTGCGTCGAGGGCAGCCCACCTGTCATAAAAAATTCGGGGAGGCCGAGGCAATTTTAGCCGGTGACGGCCTGTTGACCTATGCCTTTGCTTTGCTCAGCAATCCCAACCTGCCCGGCCCTGGAACAGAAACACGCCTGCATCTTATTGCCGTTTTAGCTCATGCAGCGGGCTCCCAAGGAATGGTGGGCGGGCAATATCTTGATATCGCCAGCGAGGATAAAACAATTCCCTTTGATCTCCTCAAGACAATTCATCGATCCAAAACCGGAGCGTTGATCACAGCAGCTGTTCGGATGGGTGCCCTTGCTGCCCAGGCCGATCAAAAACAGCTTGAGGCCCTGACTCGCTATGGAGATGCTGTGGGACTCGCTTTCCAGATCGTTGATGACCTGCTGGATGTTACTGCGTCAACAGAACAGTTGGGAAAAACTGCGGGCACGGATGCGCAACAGGGTAAAGCCACTTATCCGGCTTTTTTTGGTAAGGAGAAAACCCGTGCGTTGGCAAAGGAGGCTGTGGACTGCGCCCTAGAAGTCCTTTCCTCTTTTGATGAGCGTGCAGAGCCGTTACGAGCTTTGGCTCAATATATTTTCAGCCGGACCTGTTGA
- a CDS encoding DUF882 domain-containing protein, producing MNRRSFLALGAKAAVGLCLAQAAPAWAKIPSSLPAKPRILSFYHTHTRERLDITYATAKDYDMEALAKINTYLRDFRTSEVHRIDPAVLDILWSIQQKMCCNSTYEIISGYRSPKTNQQLRKKSGGVAKRSLHMKGQAIDVRITGEQTKTVRDCAISLKSGGVGYYAKSNFVHIDTGRVRSW from the coding sequence ATGAATAGACGTTCTTTTCTCGCCTTGGGAGCAAAGGCTGCTGTTGGTCTTTGCCTTGCCCAAGCTGCTCCCGCTTGGGCTAAAATCCCCTCTTCCCTGCCCGCCAAACCAAGAATCCTGTCATTTTACCATACTCATACCCGTGAGCGCCTTGATATAACATACGCGACAGCAAAAGATTATGACATGGAGGCCTTGGCCAAAATAAACACCTATCTCCGCGATTTCAGGACCTCAGAAGTTCATCGTATTGATCCGGCTGTTCTGGATATTCTTTGGTCAATACAGCAAAAAATGTGCTGCAACAGTACATATGAAATTATCTCCGGCTACCGTTCCCCCAAAACCAACCAGCAATTACGCAAAAAAAGTGGCGGGGTAGCAAAACGCAGTTTGCATATGAAGGGTCAGGCCATTGATGTTCGCATTACCGGAGAACAAACCAAGACAGTCCGTGATTGCGCTATCTCACTTAAATCCGGTGGCGTAGGCTATTATGCAAAATCAAATTTTGTTCATATTGATACCGGTCGTGTCCGTAGCTGGTAA
- a CDS encoding AAA family ATPase, producing MVANSSKILILGSNVKITNLPVKEVSLLQEGSLPAYGYNPGDNIDLLAGPVSVEKGRLEQCLTWLNSYLAESGLTPQVDCLTYGPEKQVYQIFKRQKIGGEDDHDGWFMVNQLLPSEERMKNSPAFVINEHECSIVGNNTGMVLIDDSGVPPQVCDDMMGLNPDMWCIAMGISVAHWQQWAQRLGKRFTLFCRLSDLETTRMEMDSAVTWESIVAMCLRALKTSEVGLWDPTTKRFLCHIVVEMFPHAILYVGPGGTFFRYRKGMLPKKSSFKKRGSVPCYDTMVTAMLTINIFRFNCLDFCRNCFFAFSKQVLVNWKVLNDHGYHFDGQLKLPELDFGSVCPADWPCSVIECGEARGGGRLKSAWQDQASSCQSDCPCASSEMIRKDPSFVELPHSSTEFEKNLALVASQSWGEEKKKALRSFFHRKYESHCNLQNDGVRYAGHIDTIISVLHNLKEEVNRGTGFDHLPMCQIGHLRTTDPAEIDPVITLHQVMDSYVSKEAVLRPLCIGVFGPPGSGKSFAVKQVADEIARHHDGNPFDFFEFNLTQFASPEEINAAIDPIRASVAQGRVPIAFWDEFDCRYNGDEFGYLRFFLPSMQDGVTYVHGIPYHIGRAIFVFAGGVKASWEGMEDLLSPENGEQLKKSKTLKIPDFMSRLRVVLDIDGIQIPGHLLQDSASEEELEELRRILHKRALIIAHQMQTHWKKAARKSSGLLLRLLIGEYKFGARSIEAVIEASRAADRLVYGLPELIAPSAARIHANWRVELERRIDHVRKSAGLRAIW from the coding sequence ATGGTTGCTAATAGCTCAAAAATTCTCATCCTTGGTTCCAACGTCAAAATAACCAATCTCCCGGTGAAGGAGGTGAGTTTACTGCAAGAAGGCAGCCTACCAGCCTATGGCTATAATCCCGGCGATAATATTGATTTGCTTGCCGGGCCGGTAAGTGTTGAGAAGGGGAGATTAGAACAATGCCTGACATGGCTGAATTCTTATCTTGCTGAATCCGGTCTCACTCCCCAGGTTGACTGTCTCACCTATGGACCTGAGAAGCAAGTATATCAAATTTTCAAAAGGCAGAAAATCGGTGGTGAGGATGATCATGACGGCTGGTTTATGGTGAATCAGTTATTGCCGTCCGAGGAGCGGATGAAAAATTCACCCGCCTTTGTGATCAACGAGCATGAGTGTTCCATTGTCGGCAATAATACCGGGATGGTTCTGATAGACGACTCCGGTGTGCCTCCGCAGGTCTGCGACGATATGATGGGCCTGAATCCTGATATGTGGTGCATCGCTATGGGGATCTCTGTTGCCCATTGGCAGCAGTGGGCCCAGCGTCTTGGAAAGCGTTTTACCCTTTTTTGCCGCCTTTCCGATTTGGAAACCACCCGTATGGAAATGGACTCCGCTGTCACTTGGGAAAGTATTGTTGCCATGTGCCTTCGGGCCCTCAAAACAAGCGAGGTGGGTCTCTGGGATCCGACAACTAAACGTTTTCTCTGTCATATCGTGGTGGAAATGTTTCCCCATGCCATTCTTTATGTCGGTCCGGGTGGCACATTTTTTCGCTACCGTAAAGGTATGTTGCCGAAAAAAAGCTCGTTTAAGAAACGTGGCTCTGTGCCCTGTTATGACACGATGGTCACTGCAATGTTGACCATAAATATCTTTCGCTTCAATTGCCTTGATTTCTGCCGTAATTGCTTTTTTGCTTTTTCAAAGCAGGTGCTGGTCAATTGGAAAGTACTTAATGACCACGGATATCATTTTGATGGCCAGCTCAAACTGCCGGAACTGGATTTCGGCTCGGTTTGCCCGGCTGACTGGCCATGCTCTGTTATCGAATGTGGTGAGGCACGCGGCGGCGGTCGTCTGAAGTCTGCTTGGCAGGACCAGGCTTCCAGCTGCCAGAGTGATTGCCCCTGCGCCTCTTCCGAGATGATCAGAAAAGATCCAAGTTTTGTCGAATTGCCCCACTCCTCCACAGAATTTGAGAAAAATTTAGCTCTGGTGGCCAGTCAGTCCTGGGGAGAGGAAAAGAAAAAGGCTTTGCGTTCCTTTTTCCATCGTAAATATGAATCACATTGTAACCTGCAAAACGACGGGGTTCGCTATGCCGGACATATAGATACCATCATTTCCGTGTTGCATAACCTGAAGGAAGAAGTCAATCGCGGTACCGGGTTTGATCATCTTCCTATGTGTCAAATCGGCCATCTGCGGACCACGGACCCGGCAGAAATCGATCCGGTCATCACCCTGCATCAGGTCATGGATTCCTATGTCTCCAAGGAAGCGGTCCTGCGTCCTCTCTGTATCGGGGTATTTGGTCCGCCGGGTTCAGGGAAATCCTTTGCCGTAAAACAGGTCGCTGATGAGATTGCTCGCCATCATGACGGAAATCCCTTTGATTTTTTTGAATTTAATCTTACCCAATTTGCCAGTCCTGAAGAAATCAATGCAGCAATCGATCCGATCAGGGCTTCGGTGGCCCAGGGCCGGGTGCCTATTGCCTTCTGGGATGAATTCGACTGTCGATATAACGGTGATGAATTCGGTTATCTTCGCTTTTTTCTGCCCTCAATGCAAGATGGCGTAACCTATGTTCATGGTATTCCTTACCATATTGGGCGAGCTATCTTTGTCTTTGCAGGTGGTGTCAAGGCGAGCTGGGAGGGCATGGAGGATCTGCTCTCACCCGAAAATGGCGAGCAGTTGAAGAAATCCAAGACGTTGAAAATACCTGACTTTATGAGTCGTCTCCGGGTTGTTCTGGATATTGACGGCATTCAGATACCGGGCCACCTTCTCCAGGATTCCGCCAGCGAGGAGGAACTGGAAGAATTACGCCGGATTCTCCATAAACGCGCCCTGATCATTGCCCATCAGATGCAGACCCATTGGAAAAAAGCAGCTCGAAAAAGTTCAGGCCTGCTGCTTCGCTTACTCATTGGTGAATATAAATTCGGGGCACGCTCCATAGAGGCGGTCATTGAAGCCAGTCGGGCTGCCGATCGCCTGGTCTATGGCCTGCCCGAGCTGATCGCGCCTTCTGCGGCCCGTATCCATGCCAATTGGCGGGTGGAGTTGGAACGCAGGATTGATCATGTGCGCAAGTCAGCAGGGTTGCGAGCTATTTGGTAG